A genomic window from Betta splendens chromosome 17, fBetSpl5.4, whole genome shotgun sequence includes:
- the LOC114844093 gene encoding nucleoprotein TPR-like isoform X2 — MAAVLLQVLERTELSKLPKAAQNKLEKFVTELQNANEAFRTQHERFKADSEQQYFDIEKRLAESQEHILSATRDLQTVKEENKKLSEELSTLKGIEGDTNEHKAPQQQTKARYEIEAEKRELERLLEKRTQEAENLTEDVKRLSEKLTETNKVKMEMQLKLDDLLSAEASIKHREKRMEQEKELLEKKIEWLTAELKTKTDELLNTNKDNGNEILELQGSLKNSQEQVTRLEGQLASQKEIGESQSKRAEDLNNKLKQAKDEQSAMEEKYRNELNAHVKLSSLYKGAATDMETKNQELNRAVEELTKLVKEIGETNKTLEKKVTEGEEGKKQLEAELKEKINMMEKELENATTTNAGKHCCIPSFTEEQLDSMCPSAAAISAIVKPGMKFFDLYNAFSECQTQLLLEKQETKRVNKVLDEIVQEVESKAPVLKRQRDEYESMQRSAASMWNKLEQARKEIYSLQKEKEESKQLCDVLEREKLRIERQLKDTSTQVCALLVELEEARGNQVTKDDTSSADISSTTEVISPQQLSFRSVGELQRQNQSLLGRLRELEEEKDRQQSLITSTRVSELETSVDKLQKEVEELKEQRNQQKQLADSNGRQRDMYKALLTQSTGFTLPPQGQDNAPQPAQVRPSVPATRSTPQRAAAAESAQSAQVKAAVKQINDSFILYKKEKAENDRMLNETNDRLQKQVTELGSRQAKLTSQLEFSNKRYEMLQETVSAYRREISALQDRNQKMAATAQRHEHVILTMTQDLRQANEKLALSEVRMENLTKEKDMLRQAESRLTQEKEAMLAEQRNQNLLLTNLKTIQLTTERIETETRQQLNNKIEHLETELASMKTRLEQEVAQRHALGRTMDAQLLEAKKQLETQNTLQQKTRELLRGAEQQVVALKAQVASASATTSMSETSATSAGTTTPAGRAASLRAPLRVRSPGPAASQQASQLEQELAEVKGHLRTAEEQINKLTERLENANETVEQYRAVVQTLEDSLKKEKESRSPLELRLKESVEVQQQLEKRILEAEKAKQQQQEEKRKALDAVEKQVIELQRSLKASQAEQQEALERSTAAVTLEQKAIQESLLQTKLAGEAQAKYERELMLHAADVEALQELKKRSQQEAAQRRELEEQLAKTSSLLQEKAAAWNTLERQLKEELSSQSRRCEELGKQNTFLHEQMDEMASKNRQQQQQQQQLDLSFSEEGKTTEQILEILRFVRREKQIAVAQSEASEGEALRYKERVKHQDRELKELQESLNAERERMQATAKTLAQQEEQLKKMETIGALQELNKMLKMDKDKLEQELQQAQAKVTKLQSDISPLHHSLSQLSEKNCSLQADKRLLEEDLKRWKNRTQSLLSQQKDGDLEEKQKLTNEREAQQKRIAQLAEEVAKLKTELARSSGSNNSAQSQMQALRDAVARLTSERDTVRKDLETKTNDILEKNKTITQVKKIGRRYKTQYEELKAQHDKMVLETAGKPGGEANPSQELQQAFNKAQEELNKTKEELNTLKEDVQKKQEETQKSQRELDSALKETQQTKDKLQEVQNQLTQVQSQLSQSQSQLQQNQNQLTQTQKELQQAKTQVQQVQNQLKATQSQAQARQNQILQIQRELQQSKEVQQLNLTRQEELQQSHSQEVVNLKTALSQAESKVTELKGQLESLHTTVAERDACNKNLQEQLTEAKQANEAGRATPRPHPQASDATAASDANQALQEELAKLRHELSETKNREEQIKQQMADKEEKTKKAFLGAKTKINLLNNAKEQLSREVEELIQSKEELEVRMSALKSQYEGRLLRQDRELRELRGAQTHTDPRDEQQEQGGVKVGDQPKSADQRQISLKSTAQDRGCSSMSEPPTANIRPTQSTPSPSNKPSPSTGSKATPRASIRPMVTPTTVSIPTPTATVMPTTQSESQEVLLSVGASVHSTTSSLVNAPTSITQPTSTQTTAFVQPTQQQATNQDAGPSIEVERPTTSSLMGAGTKRGRENEEEEESRPESSHTPPTTKKLRLKPTIAMQMEGDEEMEGEMRDEEERQDSPDDAQALPEEEFPVLADNDEDIEEEGASQSVPCDQMSSQGSIVRDVIVIDTDSESRESKEGEEKQEDADDKEEEEEEEEEEEEEYKDEEDDDDEDEDGAGYGGMRGGNESNEASREAEGEDDPSGPSRTEENVCGTSSDSQRPSEASHSGEGSSSHTSDSDSLREPVHLPPAASLSLGPSLTSSLTPRLPHPRRLSHSLPPRLYIQPPASELGPPHTQRQSSQLRRPSVGRGLQLTPGIGSTQHFFDDDDRMVPSTPTLVVPHRNDGFAEAIHSPQVAGLSTRFRFGPPEDLLAQTSASHSDLGQLASQGGLGMYESPLFLAAHDEDGGGRSVPTTPLQVAAPVTVFTESAPSDSGDNMSSQSVPMVTASTSMATPADDGDEVFMEQDREGARIESPLEGQSDMDPAGQQSDDASLPSTSQEPDTSNVPQRRTLPSQPLISSMTGRGGKAGRGEARTLLNRRGTMSRGGRGGTMSRGGIS, encoded by the exons ATGGCGGCcgtcctgctgcaggttctggagcGGACGGAGTTGAGTAAGCTCCCGAAAGCTGCCCAAAACAAACTCGAGAAGTTTGTGACGGAGCTGCAGAATGCTAACGAGGCGTTCAGGACACAGCATGAGCGCTTCAAGGCAGACAGTG AACAACAGTATTTTGACATTGAAAAGAGACTAGCAGAGAGTCAGGAACACATCCTGTCTGCCACGAGAGACCTGCAGACGGtcaaggaggaaaacaaaaaactca GTGAAGAGCTGAGCACCCTCAAAGGAATAGAAGGAGACACCAATGAACACAAAGCACCACAACAG cAAACAAAAGCCAGGTATGAGATTGAGGCAGAGAAGAGAGAGCTGGAGAGGCTACTGGAGAAGAGAACACAGGAAGCGGAGAACCTTACTG aggATGTGAAACGTCTGAGCGAAAAGCTAACAGAAACCAACAAAGTCAAGATGGAGATGCAGTTAAAATTAGATGATTTATTATCAGCTGAGGCTTCTATTAAG cACCGTGAGAAACGtatggagcaggagaaagagTTACTTGAGAAGAAGATTGAGTGGTTAACTGCAGAACTGAAGACCAAAACTGATGAACTGCTAAACACTAACAAAGACAATGGCAATGAGATACTGGAGCTGCAGGGAAGTCTGAAGAACAGCCAGGAGCAG GTCACCAGGCTGGAGGGACAGCTTGCTTCACAAAAGGAAATTGGTGAAAGTCAGAGTAAAAGAGCTGAagacctcaacaataaactgaaaCAG GCTAAAGATGAGCAGAGTGCAATGGAAGAGAAATACCGCAATGAGCTTAATGCTCATGTCAAATTGTCCTCACTCTACAAG GGAGCAGCAACAGATATGGAAACCAAGAACCAAgaactgaacagagcagtggaaGAGCTTACCAAGCTGGTTAAAGAAATTGGAGAAA CCAATAAGACTTTAGAGAAAAAGGTGACTGAGGGAGAAGAAGGAAAGAAACAACTTGAAGCAGAGTTGAAGGAAAAAATCAACATGATGGAGAAAGAGTTGGAAAATGCTACAACAACAAATGCTGGCAAACACTGct GCATTCCCTCTTTTACCGAGGAGCAGTTAGATTCCATGtgtccatcagcagctgcaaTTTCTGCAATTGTCAAGCCTGGCATGAAGTTCTTTGAT ctGTATAATGCATtttcagagtgtcagacacagctCCTGCTTGAGAAACAGGAGACCAAGAGAGTAaacaaagtcctggatgagatTGTCCAAGAGGTTGAGTCCAAAGCACCTGTCCTGAAGCGTCAGCGGGACGAGTATGAGAGCATGCAGAGATCTGCTGCCTCCATGTGGAACAAGCTGGAACAGGCTCGAAAG GAGATTTACAGtctgcagaaagagaaagaggagtcCAAACAACTCTGTGACGTCCTGGAAAGAGAGAAATTGAGGATAGAGAGACAGCTAAAAGACACATCTACACAG GTGTGTGCTCttctggtggagctggaggaagctAGAGGTAACCAGGTGACAAAGGACGACACCAGCTCTGCCGACATTTCCAGCACCACAGAGGTCATCAGTCCCCAGCAGCTGTCTTTCCGCAGTGTGGGTGAactgcagagacagaaccaAAGCCTTTTGGGAAGGCTTAgagaactggaggaggagaaggatcgACAGCAGAGCCTCATAACATCAACACG AGTATCAGAGTTAGAGACTAGTGTGGATAAACTTCAGAAGGAAGTTGAAGAGCTAAAGGAACAGAGGAATCAGCAGAAACAGCTGGCTGATTCCAATGGCCGACAGAGAGACATGTACAAGGCCCTACTGACTCAGAGCACTGGATTCACCCTGCCTCCTCAAG GTCAAGATAATGCACCCCAGCCTGCTCAAGTTCGACCATCAGTCCCTGCTACTCGCTCTACTCCACAaagagctgctgccgctgagtCAGCACAGAGTGCTCAggttaaagctgctgtaaaacag ATCAATGATTCCTTCATTCTGTATAAGAAGGAGAAGGCAGAAAATGACAGGATGCTTAATGAAACCAACGACAGGCTGCAGAAGCAGGTAACAGAACTTGGGTCCAGGCAAGCCAAGCTCACCTCTCAACTTGAGTTCAGCAACAAGAG GTATGAAATGCTCCAGGAGACTGTATCAGCATACCGCAGAGAAATCTCTGCCCTACAAGACAGGAACCAAAAAATGGCTGCAACAGCCCAACGCCATGAACATGTCATTCTCACAATGACCCAGGACCTGCGACAGGCCAATGAAAAACTAGCACTGAGCGAG GTACGTATGGAGAACTTGACTAAAGAGAAAGACATGTTAAGACAAGCAGAAAGCAGACTGACGCAAGAGAAGGAAGCGATGCTAGCGGAGCAGCGTaaccagaacctgctgctcaCCAACCTCAAGACCATACAG TTAACAACAGAGCGTATAGAGACAGAGACCCGCCAGCAACTTAATAACAAGATTGAGCACCTGGAGACAGAGCTGGCATCAATGAAGACCaggctggagcaggaagtagcACAGAGACATGCCCTCGGTCGCACTATGGAT GCCCAGCTGTTAGAGGCCAAGAAGCAACTGGAGACTCAAAACACCTTACAGCAGAAGACCAGAGAACTGTTGCGTGgcgctgagcagcaggtggTAGCACTAAAAGCCCAGGTGGCATCTGCTTCTGCTACTACATCAATGTCTGAGACCAGTGCGACCTCAGCCGGCACCACCACTCCAGCTGGCAGAGCTGCATCCCTTAGAGCCCCACTAAGAG TACGGTCTCCGGGGCCAGCAGCCTCCCAGCAGGCCAGCCAGTTAGAGCAGGAGCTTgcagaggttaaaggtcatctGCGCACTGCTGAGGAGCAGATTAACAAATTAACAGAACGGCTGGAGAACGCTAATGAAACTGTGGAGCAGTACAGAGCTGTGGTACAGACTCTGGAAGACAGtctgaagaaagaaaaggag TCTCGCTCTCCTCTGGAGCTTCGACTGAAGGAGTCAGTagaagtgcagcagcagctggagaaaagGATTTTAGAAGCAGAGAaagcgaagcagcagcagcaagaagaaaagaggaaggcTCTGGATGCAGTGGAGAAACAA GTCATTGAGCTGCAGCGCAGCCTGAAAGCCAgtcaggcagagcagcaggaggcgctggagagatccactgctgctgttacaCTGGAACAGAAGGCCATACAGGAAAGCCTGCTACAG ACAAAGCTGGCTGGAGAGGCACAGGCTAAATACGAGCGGGAGCTAATGCTTcatgctgctgatgtggaaGCCCTGCAGGAGCTTAAGAAAAGATCCCAACaagaagcagcacaaagaagGGAGTTAGAGGAGCAACTGGCCAagacttcctccctcctccaggagAAAGCAGCAGCTTGGAACACATTGGAGAGGCAGCTGAAG GAGGAACTATCAAGCCAGAGCAGGCGCTGTGAGGAGCTGGGGAAGCAGAATACTTTCTTGCACGAGCAGATGGATGAAATGGCCTCCAAGAAccgacagcagcaacagcaacagcagcagctggacctgTCATTCAGCGAGGAAGGGAAGACCACTGAACAGATACTTGAAATTCTCAG GTTTGTGCGGCGGGAAAAGCAGATCGCTGTGGCTCAAAGTGAGGCATCTGAGGGAGAAGCTCTTCGCTACAAGGAGCGAGTGAAACACCAAGACAGAGAGTTAAAAGAGCTGCAGGAATCTTTGAATGCTGAGAGGGAAAGGATGCAG GCTACAGCCAAGACACTGGCCCAGCAGGAAGAACAGCTGAAGAAGATGGAGACTATTGGTGCTCTTCAAGAATTGAACAAGATGTTGAAAATGGACAAAGAtaaactggagcaggagctgcagcaagcTCAGGCCAAA GTGACAAAGCTCCAGTCGGACATCAGCCCGCTGCATCACTCGTTGTCTCAGCTGTCAGAGAAAAACTGCTCCCTGCAGGCTGATAAGCGACTCCTGGAGGAGGACCTCAAACGCTGGAAGAACAGAACACAA TCGCTGCTTAGTCAACAGAAGGATGGCGACctggaggaaaagcaaaaaCTGACCAATGAGAGAGAGGCTCAGCAGAAGCGCATCGCACAGCTAGCTGAAGAGGTGGCCAAGCTAAAGACGGAACTGGCCAG ATCCAGTGGCAGCAATAACTCTGCTCAGTCTCAGATGCAAGCCCTCAGAGACGCTGTGGCACGTCTAACGTCAGAAAGAGACACTGTGAGGAAAGACCTGGAAACAAAGACCAACGACAtcctggagaaaaacaagaccATCACACAAGTCAAGAAGATTGGGCGACGCTACAAAACCCAGTATGAGGAACTTAAAGCCCAGCATGACAAG atGGTTTTGGAAACGGCAGGTAAACCAGGAGGTGAAGCAAATCCTAGTCAGGAACTACAGCAGGCATTCAATAAAGCTCAGGAGGAGCTCAACAAGACCAAAGAGGAACTGAACACCCTGAAAGAAGATGtgcagaaaaaacaggaagag ACTCAGAAGTCCCAGCGTGAGTTAGACAGTGCCCTGAAGGAAACTCAGCAGACCAAGGACAAGCTGCAGGAGGTTCAGAACCAGCTAACACAG GTTCAGTCCCAGTTGTCCCAATCACAGTCTCAACTGCAGcaaaatcagaatcagctgACCCAGACCCAGAAAGAGCTCCAACAAGCCAAGACCCAGGTCCAGCAG GTACAAAACCAATTGAAAGCCACTCAATCTCAAGCTCAAGCTCGTCAGAATCAGATTCTGCAAATCCAGAGGGAGCTCCAGCAGTCTAAAGAAGTCCAGCAGCTCAACCTCACTCGTCAGGAAGAGCTTCAACAGAGTCACAGCCAGGAAGTTGTCAATCTCAAGACTGCTCTAAGCCAAGCAGAAAGCAAA GTGACTGAGCTCAAAGGGCAGCTTGAGAGTCTGCATACG ACGGTTGCTGAGCGTGACGCATGCAACAAGAATCTGCAGGAGCAGCTAACTGAAGCCAAGCAGGCTAACGAAGCTGGCCGAGCCACACCCAGGCCACATCCCCAGGCCAGTGATGCTACTGCAGCCAGTGATGCAAACCAGGCACTACAAGAGGAGCTGGCAAAACTCAGACACGAG CTGTCTGAGACGAAGAATCGAGAGGAGCAGATTAAACAGCAGATGGCTGACAAAGAGGAAAAGACTAAAAAGGCCTTCCTTGGAGCCAAGACCAAAATCAACTTACTAAACA ATGCTAAAGAGCAGCTCAGtcgggaggtggaggagcttaTACAGAGTAAGGAAGAACTAGAGGTGAGGATGAGTGCCCTCAAGTCTCAGTATGAAGGTCGACTTCTTCGGCAAGACAGAGAACTGAGAGAGCTGAgaggtgcacagacacacactgaccccaGAGATGAACAACAGGAACAGGGTGGAGTGAAG GTGGGTGACCAGCCCAAATCAGCGGACCAGAGACAAATATCTTTGAAAAGCACAGCTCAAGACAGAGGATG TTCCAGCATGTCAGAGCCGCCCACTGCTAATATCCGCCCTACCCAAAGTACTCCATCTCCCAGCAACAAGCCTAGCCCCTCAACTGGCAGCAAGGCCACGCCGCGTGCCAGCATTCGACCCATGGTTACCCCAACAACTGTCTCCATTCCGACGCCTACTGCCACTGTTATGCCAACTACACAGTCTGAAAGCCAAGAAG TGCTGCTGAGTGTGGGAGCCTCAGTACACTCTACCACCTCCAGCCTGGTGAATGCACCCACCTCTATAACGCAGCCAACCAgcacacagaccacagcatttGTCCAGCCCACCCAGCAGCAGGCAACCAATCAGGATGCAGGGCCCAGCATTGAGGTTGAGCGACCAACTACATCCTCACTGATGGGAGCAG GAACAAAGCGTGgcagagagaatgaggaggaagaggagagcagaccagaaagctcacacacaccaccGACCACCAAAAAACTACGTCTTAAACCAACTATTGCAATGCAG ATGGAAGGTGATGAGGAGATGGAAGGAGAGATGCGGGATGAGGAAGAGCGACAGGATTCACCAGATGACGCTCAG GCACTTCCAGAGGAGGAATTCCCGGTCTTGGCTGACAACGATGAGGACATTGAGGAAGAGGGTGCGTCACAGTCAGTCCCCTGCGATCAGATGTCCTCTCAGGGCTCCATAGTCCGGGACGTGATTGTGATTGACACAGACAGCGAGAGCCGTGAGAGCAAAGAGGGCGAGGAAAAGCAGGAAGATGCCgatgacaaagaggaggaggaggaggaagaagaggaggaggaggaagag TATaaagatgaggaagatgacgatgatgaagatgaggatggtgCTGGTTATGGTGGAATGAGAGGAGGAAACGAAAGTAATGAGGCGAGCAGGGAGGCTGAGGGAGAAGACGACCCATCAGGACCTTCCAGAACTGAGGAAAATGTGTGTGGGACGTCTTCAGACTCCCAGCGTCCCTCTGAGGCGTCACACAGTG GTGAAGGCAGCAGTAGCCATACATCAGACTCTGACTCCCTCAGAGAGCCTGTGCACCTCCCCCCAGCCGCCTCCTTGTCCTTGGGACCTTCCCTCACTTCTTCACTCACACCTCGCCTTCCCCATCCCCGTCGGCTCTCTCACTCCCTCCCACCAAGGCTCTATATCCAGCCTCCGGCTTCAGAGCTGgggcctccacacacacag CGACAGTCCTCCCAGCTGCGCAGACCTTCAGTAGGACGTGGACTTCAATTAACTCCTGGAATAGGCAGTACG caacatttcTTTGACGATGACGACCGGATGGTTCCCAGCACTCCCACTCTGGTGGTCCCTCACCGCAATGATGGCTTCGCTGAGGCTATACA TTCTCCTCAGGTAGCAGGTCTGTCCACCAGGTTTAGGTTTGGTCCTCCAGAAGACCTGCTGGCTCAGACATCAGCCTCACACTCTGACCTGGGACAGCTGGCATCTCAAGGAG GTTTGGGAATGTACGAGTCACCCCTGTTCCTGGCTGCTCAcgatgaagatggaggaggaaggagcgtgCCCACCACACCGCTCCAAGTGGCTGCACCAG TGACAGTGTTCACAGAGTCTGCACCCTCGGACAGTGGTGACAACATGTCCTCCCAGTCTGTTCCTATGGTAACGGCCTCTACTAGTATGGCTACACCTGCAGACGACGGAGATGAGGTCTTCATGGAGCAGGACAGAGAAGG TGCTCGTATTGAATCTCCTTTAGAGGGTCAGTCAGATATGGACCCAGCCGGACAGCAGAGTGATGATGCATCACTGCCATCCACCAGCCAAGAACCTG ACACCAGCAATGTTCCTCAACGCCGCACACTCCCCAGTCAGCCTCTGATCAGCAGCATGACCGGCAGAGGAGGCAAAGCAGGGAGAGGGGAAGCCAGGACGTTACTCAACCGCAGAG GAACCATGTctagaggaggaagggggggaaCAATGAGTAGAGGAGGCATCTCATAA